A part of Sinorhizobium chiapasense genomic DNA contains:
- a CDS encoding FtsK/SpoIIIE family DNA translocase: MSRSNPATLDSRSNRFVLATFVWRQITSLAGFALFGALALAVAALSTWNVSDPSFSYATSNEPTNVLGYAGAAFADIFMQFFGLASVVALLPAVAWALVLIGGKPFDKVFKRLGLWFVGSALAGAALSCVPAPITWPLPNGLGGVFGDMILRFPALFTGAFPTGTFATVLACLFAVPAAWCLIYSAGLIGVSEEQEEELAEEVVPSKARTIGEELEDEDAGGPFTLFMGSLAHMRFTLEARVRRAFGMSGTRNAKRQYDEPYDFNNDEFGTLNEPVRPKPLADRVEPSLDRAERRVVAPPPIMADGDDDPPFDLDEPRRPAGILPDDDDDIAGDWAPRAAPPRPGLATPGSRVASPAPRPKSGQRVEREAQRSFVEDDGDFTLPPMHFLAEPKNIARDPSLSSDALEQNARMLEGVLEDFGVKGEIIHVRPGPVVTLYELEPAPGIKSSRVIGLADDIARSMSAIAARVAVVPGRNAIGIELPNQRRETVYLRELIGSRDFETTKTRLAMALGKTIGGEPVIADLAKMPHLLVAGTTGSGKSVAINTMILSLLYRLRPDQCRLIMIDPKMLELSVYDGIPHLLSPVVTDPKKAVVALKWTVREMEERYKKMSKIGVRNIDGFNTRVEQALAKGEAITRTVQTGFDRQTGEAMYETEEFDLTPLPYIVVIIDEMADLMMVAGKDIEGAVQRLAQMARAAGIHVIMATQRPSVDVITGTIKANFPTRISFQVTSKIDSRTILGEQGAEQLLGMGDMLYMAGGGRIQRVHGPFVSDTEVEEVVAYLKTQGVPQYLDAITEDDGEDEDGGGPAGTSNLADSDDPYDQAVAIVLRDGKASTSYVQRRLGIGYNRAASLIERMEQEGIIGPANHAGKREILVPTEAEITGR; the protein is encoded by the coding sequence ATGAGCAGAAGCAATCCCGCAACGCTTGACAGCCGTTCCAACCGGTTCGTGCTGGCCACCTTCGTTTGGCGCCAGATCACGTCGCTGGCAGGTTTTGCCCTGTTCGGCGCTTTGGCGCTTGCCGTCGCCGCGCTGTCGACTTGGAACGTGTCCGATCCGAGCTTCTCCTACGCAACCTCGAACGAGCCGACCAACGTGCTCGGCTATGCCGGTGCGGCCTTCGCCGACATCTTCATGCAGTTCTTCGGGCTGGCGAGCGTCGTCGCATTGCTTCCCGCGGTCGCCTGGGCACTTGTCCTCATCGGCGGCAAGCCGTTCGACAAGGTCTTCAAACGTCTCGGCCTCTGGTTCGTCGGCTCCGCACTCGCGGGCGCGGCGCTGAGCTGCGTTCCGGCGCCGATTACCTGGCCGCTTCCGAACGGTCTCGGCGGTGTTTTCGGCGACATGATCCTGCGCTTCCCCGCCCTTTTCACCGGTGCCTTCCCGACCGGCACCTTCGCGACCGTTCTCGCCTGCCTTTTCGCCGTCCCGGCTGCCTGGTGCCTGATCTACAGCGCCGGCCTCATCGGCGTCAGCGAGGAGCAGGAAGAAGAGCTGGCCGAGGAAGTCGTGCCGAGCAAGGCCCGCACCATCGGCGAGGAGCTCGAGGACGAGGATGCGGGAGGGCCCTTCACGCTGTTCATGGGCTCGCTCGCCCATATGCGCTTCACGCTGGAGGCCCGTGTGCGCCGCGCCTTCGGCATGAGCGGCACGCGAAACGCCAAACGCCAGTACGACGAACCCTACGATTTCAACAATGATGAGTTCGGCACGCTGAACGAACCCGTGCGGCCGAAGCCGCTGGCCGACCGTGTCGAGCCTTCCCTCGACCGCGCCGAACGCCGCGTCGTCGCGCCGCCGCCGATCATGGCCGACGGCGACGACGATCCGCCCTTCGATCTCGACGAGCCGCGCCGCCCGGCGGGCATCCTGCCGGACGACGACGATGATATTGCCGGCGACTGGGCGCCAAGAGCTGCCCCACCAAGGCCGGGGCTCGCCACGCCCGGATCGCGCGTCGCGTCGCCGGCGCCGCGCCCCAAATCGGGCCAGCGCGTCGAACGCGAGGCGCAGCGCTCGTTTGTCGAAGATGACGGCGACTTCACCCTGCCGCCGATGCACTTCCTCGCCGAGCCGAAGAACATTGCCCGCGATCCCTCGCTCTCGTCCGATGCACTCGAACAGAACGCCCGCATGCTTGAAGGCGTGCTGGAGGACTTCGGCGTCAAGGGCGAGATCATCCATGTCCGCCCTGGCCCCGTGGTTACGCTTTACGAACTGGAGCCGGCGCCGGGCATAAAATCCTCCCGGGTCATCGGCCTTGCCGACGACATCGCCCGTTCGATGAGCGCGATCGCCGCCCGCGTCGCGGTCGTGCCGGGCCGTAACGCCATCGGTATCGAGCTGCCGAACCAGCGGCGCGAAACGGTCTATCTGCGCGAACTGATCGGCTCGCGCGACTTCGAGACGACCAAGACGAGGCTCGCCATGGCGCTCGGCAAGACGATCGGCGGCGAGCCAGTCATCGCCGATCTCGCCAAGATGCCGCATCTGCTTGTCGCCGGCACCACCGGTTCGGGCAAGTCGGTGGCGATCAACACGATGATCCTGTCGCTGCTGTATCGCCTCAGGCCCGATCAGTGCCGCCTCATCATGATCGACCCGAAGATGCTGGAACTCTCCGTCTATGACGGCATCCCGCATCTGCTCTCGCCGGTCGTCACCGACCCGAAGAAAGCCGTCGTCGCGCTGAAATGGACCGTCCGCGAGATGGAAGAGCGCTACAAGAAGATGTCGAAGATCGGTGTGCGCAACATCGACGGCTTCAACACCCGCGTCGAGCAGGCGCTCGCCAAAGGCGAAGCGATTACCCGTACGGTTCAGACCGGATTCGATCGCCAGACGGGCGAAGCGATGTACGAGACGGAGGAGTTCGACCTTACGCCGCTGCCCTATATCGTCGTGATCATCGACGAGATGGCGGACCTGATGATGGTCGCGGGCAAGGACATCGAGGGCGCCGTCCAGCGCCTCGCCCAGATGGCGCGCGCGGCCGGCATCCACGTCATCATGGCGACCCAGCGTCCGTCGGTCGACGTCATCACCGGCACGATCAAGGCCAACTTCCCGACGCGTATCTCCTTCCAGGTCACCTCGAAGATCGACAGCCGTACGATCCTCGGCGAGCAGGGCGCCGAACAACTGCTCGGCATGGGCGACATGCTCTACATGGCTGGCGGCGGGCGCATCCAGCGCGTGCACGGCCCCTTCGTTTCCGACACGGAAGTGGAGGAGGTGGTCGCTTACCTGAAGACCCAGGGCGTGCCGCAATATCTCGATGCGATCACCGAGGACGATGGCGAGGACGAGGACGGCGGCGGACCGGCCGGCACCTCCAACCTCGCCGATTCCGACGATCCCTATGACCAGGCGGTGGCGATCGTGCTGCGCGACGGCAAGGCCTCGACTTCCTATGTGCAGCGACGCCTCGGTATCGGCTATAATCGTGCCGCCTCGCTGATCGAACGGATGGAGCAGGAAGGCATCATCGGACCGGCGAACCATGCCGGCAAGCGCGAGATCCTGGTGCCGACCGAGGCGGAAATCACCGGCCGGTAA
- a CDS encoding outer membrane lipoprotein carrier protein LolA has protein sequence MTETKTGQGSNRAISRRVFVCGLAALAGMAGTTLDARHASAQASGVAQRIADHFSSVKTMAGEFVQFGPRGEQTGGKFYIRRPGRIRFNYEAPSPMRVIADGKSVVIGNMKLKTWDIYPLSKTPLNLLLSERIDLTGRMVRAVREESDLITIVLGDRSIFGDSTITMMFDPKTYDLRQWTITDPQKKDTSVMIFNVRTGMQLDDKVFRIPYDEVRNKRGG, from the coding sequence ATGACAGAGACAAAAACCGGCCAAGGCAGCAATAGGGCAATCTCGCGGCGCGTTTTCGTTTGCGGCCTGGCGGCTCTCGCGGGCATGGCCGGAACGACGCTCGATGCGCGGCACGCCTCCGCACAGGCCTCTGGCGTCGCCCAGAGGATCGCCGATCACTTTTCGTCGGTGAAGACGATGGCGGGCGAGTTCGTGCAATTCGGACCGCGCGGCGAACAGACGGGCGGCAAGTTCTACATCCGCCGCCCCGGGCGCATCCGCTTCAATTACGAAGCCCCCTCGCCGATGCGGGTGATCGCCGACGGCAAGTCGGTCGTCATCGGCAACATGAAGCTGAAGACCTGGGACATCTATCCGCTCTCGAAGACGCCGCTCAATCTGCTGCTGAGCGAGAGGATCGACCTGACCGGCAGGATGGTGCGCGCCGTCCGGGAAGAGTCCGACCTCATCACCATCGTGCTTGGAGATCGCTCGATCTTCGGCGATTCGACCATCACGATGATGTTCGACCCGAAGACCTACGACCTCAGACAATGGACGATCACCGATCCCCAGAAGAAGGATACTTCGGTGATGATCTTCAACGTTCGCACCGGAATGCAGCTGGACGACAAGGTTTTCCGCATCCCCTACGACGAAGTGCGCAACAAGCGAGGCGGCTGA
- a CDS encoding exodeoxyribonuclease III: MTLSIATWNINSIRLRMPLVEHFLKTWQPDILCLQETKCPNDQFPSSPLKSLGYKYIEMHGQKGYHGVATVSRLPLHELSDRRDYCGVGDARHLSVVFEAGGKTIRLHNFYVPAGGDEPDRTINPKFGHKLDFVDEMKLLHAEAEAGVSSILVGDLNIAPLEDDVWSHKQLLKIVSHTPVETEGLISVMTGGAWVDLMRQHVPPPEKLYTWWSYRARDWELADRGRRLDHIWSSADLAPRLSRIDILREARGWDRPSDHVPVIAHFAL; the protein is encoded by the coding sequence ATGACCCTTTCCATCGCCACATGGAACATCAACTCCATTCGCCTGCGCATGCCGCTGGTCGAGCACTTTCTGAAGACATGGCAGCCGGACATCCTGTGCCTGCAGGAGACCAAATGCCCGAACGACCAGTTTCCGTCGTCGCCGCTCAAAAGCCTCGGCTACAAATACATCGAGATGCACGGCCAGAAGGGCTACCACGGCGTGGCGACCGTTTCGCGCCTGCCGCTGCATGAGCTTTCCGATCGCCGCGACTATTGCGGCGTCGGCGACGCACGTCATCTCTCCGTGGTCTTCGAGGCCGGCGGCAAGACGATACGCCTGCACAATTTCTATGTGCCGGCCGGCGGCGACGAGCCGGACCGCACGATCAATCCGAAGTTCGGCCACAAGCTCGACTTTGTCGATGAAATGAAGCTCCTGCACGCCGAAGCCGAGGCCGGTGTCTCATCCATACTCGTCGGCGACCTCAACATCGCGCCGCTCGAGGACGACGTCTGGTCGCACAAGCAGCTTCTGAAGATCGTCAGTCACACCCCGGTCGAAACCGAGGGGCTGATATCGGTGATGACGGGCGGCGCCTGGGTCGATCTGATGCGCCAGCACGTGCCCCCACCGGAAAAGCTCTACACCTGGTGGAGTTATCGCGCGAGGGATTGGGAGTTGGCTGACCGCGGCCGCCGGCTCGATCATATCTGGTCCTCCGCCGATCTCGCGCCGAGACTGAGCCGCATCGACATCCTGCGCGAGGCACGCGGCTGGGACCGCCCTTCCGACCACGTGCCGGTGATCGCGCATTTCGCCCTTTGA
- a CDS encoding cyclic nucleotide-binding domain-containing protein, protein MALNDDIALLSNVALFADISEDKLRLIAFGAERRRVLKGQELFREGAPADCAFAVAAGSFTLSKTDGEGRQQHVATVERGALLSELALISMVERKFTATADDDSEVIRINRPLFRRMLEEYPEVTALVEARIRENLQAMIRRAEALASRFA, encoded by the coding sequence TTGGCACTCAACGACGACATCGCGCTTTTGTCCAATGTGGCGCTCTTTGCCGATATCAGCGAGGACAAGCTGAGGCTGATTGCCTTCGGTGCCGAGCGTCGCCGCGTGCTGAAGGGCCAGGAGCTCTTTCGCGAAGGGGCGCCGGCCGACTGTGCCTTTGCCGTTGCCGCCGGCAGTTTCACGCTTTCGAAGACGGACGGCGAGGGCCGCCAACAGCATGTGGCCACGGTCGAACGGGGCGCGCTTCTTTCCGAACTGGCGTTGATTTCGATGGTCGAGCGCAAGTTCACGGCGACCGCCGACGACGACAGCGAAGTCATCCGTATCAACCGCCCGCTTTTTCGTCGGATGCTGGAAGAATATCCGGAGGTGACCGCGCTTGTCGAAGCGCGCATCCGCGAGAATCTGCAGGCGATGATCCGGCGCGCCGAGGCGCTCGCCAGCCGCTTCGCGTAG
- a CDS encoding response regulator transcription factor, with the protein MATRTILLVDDDNDLRETLVEQLSLYEEFDLLQEATAGKGIQAARAHQVDLLIMDVGLPDMDGREAVKLLRKGGFKAPIVMLTGHDTDSDTILGLEAGANDYVTKPFRFAVLLARIRAQLRQHEQSEDATFSVGPYTFKPSQKLLTMENGQKIRLTEKEAAIIRYLYRADQKVVTRDVLLEEVWGYNSGVTTHTLETHVYRLRQKIERDPSNAEILVTENGGYKIVP; encoded by the coding sequence ATGGCGACACGCACCATTCTCCTTGTCGATGACGACAATGACCTGCGCGAAACATTGGTAGAGCAGCTTTCTCTCTATGAAGAGTTCGATCTCCTGCAAGAGGCAACCGCCGGCAAGGGGATCCAGGCGGCCCGTGCGCACCAGGTCGACCTGCTGATCATGGATGTCGGCCTGCCCGATATGGATGGCCGCGAGGCCGTCAAGCTCCTGCGCAAGGGCGGCTTCAAGGCGCCGATCGTCATGCTGACCGGGCACGACACCGATTCGGACACCATCCTCGGGCTTGAGGCGGGCGCCAACGACTACGTCACTAAGCCCTTCCGCTTTGCCGTGCTGCTCGCCCGCATCCGCGCCCAGCTTCGTCAGCACGAACAGAGCGAGGACGCCACCTTCAGCGTCGGTCCCTATACGTTCAAGCCAAGCCAGAAGCTGTTGACGATGGAGAATGGCCAGAAGATCCGCCTGACGGAGAAGGAAGCGGCGATCATCCGCTATCTCTATCGCGCCGATCAGAAAGTGGTCACGCGCGATGTCCTGCTCGAAGAGGTCTGGGGCTACAATTCGGGCGTCACCACGCACACGCTGGAGACGCATGTCTACCGGCTCCGTCAGAAAATCGAGCGCGACCCTTCCAATGCGGAGATTTTGGTGACAGAGAACGGCGGCTACAAGATCGTTCCGTAG
- a CDS encoding L,D-transpeptidase family protein, whose protein sequence is MRKKTSGVRSPKSTIVVRMAPRDRRRALVSFDGRTEQAAIGRSGVTAIKREGDGATPRASMKLIGGYMRRDRISLPPTRLPLRATRRDMLWCDDPAHASYNRPAKAPLAVSHETMMRDDGLYDVCLVMDWNIFSRRRNAGSAIFFHLIHPGYEPTQGCVAVSLPAMKRLIRHMRQGTIVKVV, encoded by the coding sequence ATGCGCAAGAAAACGTCGGGAGTAAGATCGCCAAAATCAACGATCGTCGTCAGAATGGCGCCACGCGACCGCCGGCGCGCGCTTGTCAGCTTCGACGGCAGAACGGAACAGGCGGCGATCGGCCGAAGCGGCGTGACGGCGATCAAGCGCGAGGGCGACGGCGCGACGCCGCGGGCATCGATGAAGCTCATCGGCGGTTACATGCGCCGCGACCGCATCTCGTTGCCGCCGACTCGCTTGCCGCTGCGTGCCACCCGCCGCGACATGCTGTGGTGCGACGATCCCGCGCACGCCTCCTATAACCGCCCCGCTAAAGCCCCGCTTGCGGTGAGCCACGAGACGATGATGCGCGACGACGGCCTCTATGACGTATGCCTGGTCATGGACTGGAACATTTTCTCAAGGCGGCGCAACGCCGGCTCCGCGATCTTTTTCCATCTGATCCACCCCGGCTACGAGCCGACACAGGGCTGCGTCGCGGTCAGTCTGCCGGCAATGAAACGGCTGATTCGGCATATGCGCCAGGGGACGATCGTGAAGGTGGTGTAG
- a CDS encoding SixA phosphatase family protein, which yields MPDDARPPTRRLLLLRHGKSAWPEGVADHRRPLAGRGRKAAPAIGAFMARQELIPDLALVSTARRAQETWELVAEVLPHKVPARDAVAIYEVAAKAMIDVIRKVEPSVEKLMLVGHNPGMVELALLLAGGGDEVALARMREKFPTAGLAVMDFAIEQWSEIAPGTGRLVQFVTPRMLDDGA from the coding sequence ATGCCTGATGACGCCAGACCCCCGACACGCCGCCTCCTGTTGCTCCGCCATGGCAAATCCGCCTGGCCGGAGGGGGTTGCCGACCATCGCCGCCCGCTTGCCGGCCGCGGTCGAAAGGCAGCACCGGCAATCGGCGCCTTCATGGCGCGGCAGGAGCTGATCCCGGATCTCGCGCTCGTTTCGACCGCCCGACGCGCGCAGGAGACGTGGGAGCTGGTCGCCGAGGTGTTGCCGCACAAGGTTCCCGCCCGCGACGCCGTCGCCATCTATGAGGTCGCCGCCAAGGCGATGATCGACGTGATCCGCAAGGTGGAGCCGTCGGTCGAGAAGCTCATGCTCGTCGGACACAATCCGGGCATGGTGGAGCTTGCACTCCTCCTCGCCGGCGGCGGAGACGAGGTGGCGTTGGCGCGCATGCGCGAGAAGTTTCCGACGGCTGGGCTCGCCGTCATGGATTTCGCCATCGAGCAATGGTCGGAGATAGCGCCCGGCACGGGCCGGCTCGTTCAGTTCGTGACGCCGCGCATGCTGGACGACGGAGCGTAA
- the leuC gene encoding 3-isopropylmalate dehydratase large subunit, which yields MSAPRTLYDKIWDDHLVNSQDDGTCLLYIDRHLVHEVTSPQAFEGLRMAGRQVRAPEKTLAVVDHNVPTSPDRHLGIKNEESRIQVEALARNAADFGVEYYSENDKRQGIVHIVGPEQGFTLPGMTIVCGDSHTSTHGAFGALAHGIGTSEVEHVLATQTLIQKKAKNMLVRVDGQLPPGVTAKDIILAIIGEIGTAGGTGHVIEFAGEAIRSLSMEGRMTICNMTIEGGARAGLIAPDETTFAYIKDRPRAPKGKAWDMALEYWKTLNTDEGAHYDRVVVLDAANLPPIVSWGSSPEDVVSVQGIVPNPDEIQDETKRASKCRALDYMGLKPGTKITDIAIDRVFIGSCTNGRIEDLRAVAKVVEGRKVASTVSAMIVPGSGLVKEQAEAEGLDKIFKEAGFDWREPGCSMCLAMNDDRLKPGERCASTSNRNFEGRQGFKGRTHLVSPAMAAAAAVSGHFVDIRDWK from the coding sequence ATGAGCGCACCGCGTACCCTCTATGACAAGATCTGGGACGATCATCTGGTCAACAGCCAGGACGACGGCACCTGTCTTCTCTACATCGACCGTCACCTCGTTCACGAGGTGACGAGCCCGCAGGCTTTCGAGGGCCTGCGCATGGCCGGCCGCCAGGTCCGCGCGCCGGAAAAGACGCTCGCCGTCGTCGACCATAACGTCCCGACGTCGCCCGATCGCCACCTCGGCATCAAGAACGAGGAGAGCCGCATCCAGGTCGAGGCGCTCGCCAGGAACGCCGCCGACTTCGGCGTCGAATACTACTCCGAGAACGACAAGCGCCAGGGCATCGTCCACATCGTCGGTCCCGAACAGGGCTTCACGCTGCCGGGCATGACGATCGTCTGCGGCGACAGCCACACCTCGACGCACGGGGCCTTCGGCGCGCTCGCGCATGGCATCGGCACCTCGGAAGTGGAACATGTTCTGGCGACGCAGACGCTGATCCAGAAGAAGGCGAAGAACATGCTGGTACGCGTCGACGGGCAACTGCCGCCGGGCGTCACTGCCAAGGACATCATCCTCGCCATCATCGGCGAGATCGGCACGGCGGGCGGCACCGGCCATGTCATCGAGTTCGCCGGGGAAGCCATCCGTTCGCTTTCGATGGAAGGCCGTATGACGATCTGCAACATGACGATCGAAGGCGGCGCTCGCGCCGGCCTGATCGCCCCGGACGAGACGACCTTCGCCTATATCAAGGACCGGCCGCGCGCGCCGAAGGGCAAGGCCTGGGACATGGCGCTCGAATACTGGAAGACGCTTAACACGGACGAGGGCGCCCATTACGACCGCGTCGTCGTGCTCGACGCCGCCAACCTGCCGCCGATCGTGTCCTGGGGTTCTTCGCCGGAGGACGTGGTCTCCGTGCAGGGCATCGTTCCAAACCCGGATGAAATCCAGGACGAGACCAAGCGCGCCTCGAAATGCCGTGCGCTCGACTATATGGGCCTGAAGCCGGGCACGAAGATCACCGACATCGCCATCGACCGGGTCTTCATCGGGTCCTGCACCAATGGCCGCATCGAGGACCTGCGCGCGGTTGCCAAGGTCGTCGAAGGCCGCAAGGTCGCCTCGACCGTTTCGGCGATGATCGTGCCCGGCTCCGGCCTCGTCAAGGAACAGGCGGAAGCCGAGGGCCTCGACAAGATCTTCAAGGAAGCGGGCTTCGACTGGCGCGAGCCGGGCTGCTCCATGTGCCTGGCGATGAACGACGACCGGCTGAAGCCGGGCGAGCGTTGCGCCTCGACGTCGAACCGCAACTTCGAAGGGCGCCAGGGTTTCAAGGGCCGCACGCACCTGGTTTCGCCGGCGATGGCCGCCGCTGCTGCGGTTTCCGGGCACTTCGTCGATATCCGCGACTGGAAATAA
- a CDS encoding amino acid ABC transporter permease, whose product MAPVRSDTSEKGDYPWWLVALLLIAAALAAVIVTNDVFSQVFAVVLKGIGVTIFVTLVGFALATVLGLGVALMALSEHVALRQTARFYTEVIRGVPILVLLFYIAFVGAPALVVVANFAAAPFISAGWVEPLVVRDISLMWRAIIALMIGYSAFIAEVFRAGIQSVDKGQVEAAKALGLSRYQRFRLVVFPQAIRVILPPLGNDFVAMVKDSSLVSVLGVADITQMGKIYASGSFRFFETYSIVAYVYLILTISLSLALRALERRLRRAERR is encoded by the coding sequence ATGGCGCCAGTTAGATCCGACACTTCCGAAAAGGGCGACTATCCCTGGTGGCTGGTCGCCCTTCTCTTGATCGCCGCGGCGCTGGCCGCGGTCATCGTCACCAACGACGTCTTTTCCCAGGTTTTCGCCGTTGTCCTCAAGGGCATCGGTGTCACCATTTTCGTGACGCTGGTGGGCTTTGCGCTTGCGACCGTGCTCGGCCTCGGCGTGGCTCTGATGGCGCTTTCCGAGCATGTCGCGCTGCGCCAGACCGCGCGCTTCTACACCGAGGTGATCCGTGGCGTGCCGATCCTCGTCCTGCTTTTTTACATCGCCTTCGTCGGGGCGCCGGCGCTGGTAGTGGTCGCGAATTTCGCAGCCGCGCCCTTCATTTCGGCAGGCTGGGTGGAGCCGCTGGTGGTACGCGACATCTCGCTGATGTGGCGGGCGATCATCGCCCTGATGATTGGCTATTCGGCCTTCATCGCCGAGGTCTTTCGCGCCGGCATCCAGTCGGTCGACAAGGGGCAGGTGGAGGCGGCGAAGGCGCTTGGACTTTCGCGCTACCAGCGCTTTCGCCTCGTCGTCTTCCCACAGGCGATCCGCGTCATCCTGCCGCCGCTCGGCAACGATTTCGTGGCGATGGTGAAGGATTCCTCGCTGGTCTCGGTGCTGGGCGTCGCCGACATCACCCAGATGGGCAAGATCTACGCTTCCGGCTCGTTCCGCTTCTTCGAGACCTATTCCATCGTCGCCTATGTCTATCTCATCCTGACGATCAGCCTGTCGCTGGCGCTGCGGGCGCTCGAGCGGCGGTTGAGGCGGGCGGAGCGGCGATAG
- a CDS encoding basic amino acid ABC transporter substrate-binding protein, with product MTIRRHVLAGIAAAFAVPFAFSAPAVASDLPDLGGKTVVVVTENAYPPLQFVDPKTGQAVGWEYDAMNEIAKRLNFKVEYQNTSWDAMIQAVSDGQYQVGMTGITIKDDRKEKVDFSDPYMRSQQFMLVRGDEARFKDAKSFAAVEDALIGAQPGTSPFYTAVYEILDGNEQNPRIKLFETFGATVQALKAGDVDLVLTDSVAAKGYVDSSEGKLKVVGEPLGTEDFGFIFQKGSDLVAPINAAIKALKGDGTFDALNKKWFLDYKMGG from the coding sequence ATGACAATCCGCCGCCACGTGCTTGCCGGCATCGCCGCAGCTTTTGCCGTCCCATTCGCATTCTCTGCGCCCGCTGTCGCGAGCGACCTGCCGGACCTCGGCGGCAAGACGGTTGTCGTCGTCACCGAGAACGCCTACCCACCGCTGCAGTTCGTCGATCCCAAGACCGGCCAGGCGGTCGGCTGGGAATATGACGCGATGAACGAGATCGCCAAGCGGCTGAATTTCAAGGTCGAGTACCAGAATACCAGCTGGGACGCGATGATCCAGGCGGTTTCCGACGGCCAGTACCAGGTCGGCATGACCGGTATTACGATCAAGGACGACCGCAAGGAAAAGGTCGACTTTTCCGATCCCTATATGCGCTCGCAGCAGTTCATGCTGGTGCGCGGCGACGAAGCCCGCTTCAAGGATGCCAAGAGCTTTGCCGCCGTCGAAGACGCGCTGATCGGCGCCCAACCCGGTACCTCGCCTTTCTACACCGCGGTCTATGAGATCCTCGACGGCAACGAGCAGAACCCGCGCATCAAGCTGTTCGAGACCTTCGGCGCGACCGTGCAGGCCCTGAAGGCCGGCGACGTCGACCTCGTGCTGACCGACAGCGTGGCCGCCAAGGGCTATGTCGATTCGTCCGAAGGCAAGCTCAAGGTCGTCGGAGAGCCGCTCGGCACCGAGGATTTCGGCTTCATCTTCCAGAAGGGCTCCGATCTCGTCGCTCCGATCAATGCCGCCATCAAGGCGCTGAAGGGGGACGGCACCTTCGATGCGCTGAACAAGAAGTGGTTCCTCGACTACAAGATGGGCGGCTGA
- the rplS gene encoding 50S ribosomal protein L19 produces MNIIQQLEAEQAAKIAAKRTLPDFSAGDTVRVNVRVVEGNRTRVQAYEGVCIARSGGGLNESFTVRKISYGEGVERVFPVYSPLVESVEVVRRGKVRRAKLYYLRDRRGKSARIVENTGTRARKLNEAERQAVADEKARIEAEKVAAAQALAAEKAAAEAAEAKAAEEAKAAENAAE; encoded by the coding sequence ATGAACATCATCCAGCAGCTGGAAGCCGAACAGGCCGCCAAGATCGCCGCAAAGCGCACCCTTCCCGATTTCTCCGCCGGCGACACCGTCCGCGTCAACGTCCGCGTTGTCGAAGGCAACCGTACCCGCGTCCAGGCCTATGAAGGCGTCTGCATCGCCCGTTCCGGCGGCGGCCTCAACGAAAGCTTCACCGTCCGCAAGATCTCCTACGGCGAAGGCGTCGAGCGCGTATTCCCGGTCTACTCCCCGCTCGTCGAGAGCGTCGAAGTGGTTCGCCGCGGTAAGGTCCGTCGCGCCAAGCTCTACTATCTGCGCGATCGTCGCGGCAAGTCGGCCCGTATCGTGGAAAACACCGGCACGCGCGCCCGCAAGCTGAACGAAGCCGAGCGCCAGGCCGTTGCTGACGAAAAGGCACGCATCGAGGCCGAAAAGGTCGCAGCCGCCCAGGCGCTTGCCGCCGAGAAGGCCGCAGCCGAGGCCGCTGAGGCAAAGGCAGCGGAAGAAGCAAAGGCAGCGGAAAACGCTGCGGAATAA